One region of Cottoperca gobio chromosome 19, fCotGob3.1, whole genome shotgun sequence genomic DNA includes:
- the fbrs gene encoding autism susceptibility gene 2 protein homolog isoform X2: MEGPSRSTGFRQSRRSRSQRDRERRRRRVNLAEERATSLSSGSDREACGTNSVLGPGGRECRPGFGRHRPPRRRKRESVYCEEDIIDGFAIASFVSLEALEMDCSLKPSQRTDMLGRIKKGKRGPEENGGGPLSEEGAPHSYSSSCWNKSRNKRRKIENKDIMNRKENNKTNKTTGREKKNNNKNKHRGHPLETGYICDTESDTGDKASDNDMDPVFTVSTRKVVDPVPSNMATSMGKICPPLPARCGGISRLMVTPRVSGLERSQEKNLEQHFPEPVSSSISSAPFSCLSSPITASGTVPRSSPFNGNGSRHNGSPPLSKPKPFLTLPGRSHPIYNINRSNTPVKPPSSASSIASSSSSMRPPTPSTSVSVPYIRGSGPSGPLRPPSRASAGALFASSPGLPPPPPLLQGPGHSTAADQELLRQNLNSHFLNSQEREGRRSVPGAENNAAAAGRSTPGGPSASNSGTGSSGRTSQNQPSIPPLAFQFHQHNHQHQHTHTHHFTPFLHPTATAPPLFDKYAGKMDGLYRHPFFPQYPPASVPSIQPVVPPTGPFSSLQGAFQPKGAGPDISARLGVVPHHLQPKDPRKPGKWCAMHVYVAWMILSHQKKVKLMQADPHKLDFRSDLLTRLPGAGGMGPLGPMGGALPPTHDLTRPPSLFSAAGAVNPSSAPFISPSTPHSSFLPPTAHLDPYGRSPPFTPLGALGSGAFGGLGSPTLGSVFGPKDSPANVVGDLSTPNHHDPWNRLQDGPSGFAPGPSWPKGPDKRDERDRAKDVERRDSPHIKDEKDRDNMLYGRQPVRMSPVAPPFKPPSSTPVSHINGHSSALVGSTGPIEDLTRSVSRDRDRERDRDGDKRPQPTVSSRGPPSSSVADRDRPRSSSSSVLTTPPPSNRSAPSPLDLYPRPMAPTAHSLHNEPSHSQRDGNVPSSSAASAPVPSLPQNKKSDRTTTPVSKPPVLLPPVKVKEERKEEPEHIPITLPPPAPNHSFERPNSLPHHHRSGTPSSSSLSLTPTSGVPLMSHTPNPPSHQHPHHPHHPHHPHHQHQHHQQQQQHHQQQQQQHQQHQHQQHQQHQQLQQLQQLQHQHQQHQHQQHQHQQHQHHLSLLDRSRAIEAYLGSTGAAGLVMGPGGERFHHAPGQGPSQGPHSFTWDPWRELAAQQQHQHRREALALRSDPHLALRSDPHLARLLQHQRLLEAERAAAAANPHHPPTSTSSASASAVRQEFGLMAHHFDRPPHLGHPGGGLIDEDQRAQILREDFERARYFGMHPHIPPGSHLSGPSHAATAAHLEQLHSGLLSHSLPHGASPASQHHAGLFARLGQLNQHHVPNGILTKTPAGLVGALAMGAPPPLIPSITSRSSTPPRRLGGPAELALYSIHKDGESR, encoded by the exons ATGGACTGCTCCCTGAAGCCCAGTCAGCGCACCGACATGCTGGGAAGGATAAAGAAGGGGAAAAGAGGGCCAGAGGAGAATGGTGGAGGGCCGCTGTCTGAGGAGGGAGCCCCGCACAGCTACTCTAGCAGCTGTTGGAACAAGAGCAGAAATAAGAGGAGAAAGATTGAG aacaaagacatcatgaacagaaaagaaaacaataaaactaataaaacaacaggacgggaaaaaaagaataataataaaaataaacacagg GGACACCCTTTGGAGACTGGCTACATT TGCGACACTGAGAGTGATACAGGAGATAAG GCCTCCGACAACGACATGGACCCAGTCTTCACAGTCAGTACGAGGAAAG TTGTGGACCCTGTCCCCTCAAACATGGCCACATCCATGGGCAAAATCTGCCCGCCTCTTCCGGCCCGTTGTGGTGGCATCTCGCGGTTGATGGTGACCCCGAGAGTATCTGGCCTGGAGCGAAGTCAGGAGAAAAACTTGGAGCAGCATTTCCCAGAgcctgtttcttcttctatctcttCTGCCCCCTTCTCTTGCCTATCTTCCCCGATCACAGCCTCGGGCACTGTCCCCCGGTCCAGCCCGTTCAACGGAAACGGCAGCCGCCACAACGGCAGCCCGCCACTCTCCAAACCCAAACCCTTCCTCACTTTGCCTGGACGATCTCACCCCATTTACAACATCAACAG gAGCAACACCCCAGTCAAGCCTCCCTCATCTGCTTCATCTATtgcctcttcctcatcctccatGCGCCCCCCAACACCCTCCACCAGTGTGTCGGTGCCCTACATCAGGGGCTCAGGACCCTCGGGACCTCTCCGACCCCCATCCCGAGCCAGCGCTGGGGCTTTGTTTGCTTCCTCACCTggtcttcctccccctccccctctgctACAAGGTCCTGGTCATTCGACAGCAGCAG ACCAAGAATTACTGCGTCAAAACCTAAACTCCCACTTCTTGAATTCACAAGAGCGCGAGGGCAGACGCAGCGTTCCAGGGGCTGAAAATAATGCAGCAGCTGCGGGCCGCTCCACTCCTGGTGGTCCATCAGCATCCAACTCCGGCACAGGTTCATCAGGCCGAACGTCTCAGAACCAGCCGAGCATCCCGCCTCTGGCCTTCCAGTTCCATCAGCACAACCACCAGCaccaacacacgcacacgcaccacTTCACGCCCTTCCTGCACCCCACAGCCACGGCACCTCCTCTG TTTGATAAGTATGCAGGCAAGATGGACGGGCTGTACCGACACCCT TTCTTCCCACAATACCCGCCGGCCTCAGTGCCGAGTATCCAACCTGTGGTTCCTCCCACTGGGCCGTTCAGCTCCTTGCAAGGAGCATTTCAGCCAAAG GGTGCGGGTCCTGATATATCCGCACGACTTGGGGTTGTGCCTCACCACCTGCAGCCCAAAGACCCCAGG AAACCAGGAAAGTGGTGTGCTATGCATGTATATGTGGCCTGGATGATTCTAAGCCATCAGAAAAAAGTGAag CTGATGCAGGCTGATCCTCACAAGTTGGACTTCCGTAGTGACCTGTTGACCCGTCTTCCTGGAGCTGGAGGAATGGGCCCCCTGGGGCCGATGGGAGGAGCCTTGCCTCCCACTCATGATCTGACCAGACCTCCCAGTTTGTTCTCAGCTGCAG GGGCAGTCAATCCGTCCTCTGCTCCTTTCATCTCTCCATCAACGCCCCACTCATCTTTCCTCCCACCAACTGCACACTTGG ATCCGTATGGCCGATCCCCACCCTTCACCCCACTGGGAGCCCTTGGTTCTGGTGCCTTTGGAGGACTTGGCAGCCCAACACTGG GATCTGTGTTTGGCCCTAAAGATTCTCCAGCTAATGTGGTCGGAGATTTGTCCACCCCCAACCATCACGACCCATGGAACCGTCTACAAGACGGCCCATCTGGGTTTGCACCTGGTCCCAGTTGGCCTAAAGGGCCAGACAAGCGGGACGAGAGGGATCGCGCGAAAGAcgtggagaggagagacagccCCCACATCAAGGATGAAAAGGACAG AGACAATATGCTGTATGGCCGACAACCTGTGAGAATGTCTCCAGTTGCCCCTCCCTTCAAGCCCCCCAGTAGCACCCCAGTCTCCCACATTAATGGCCACAGCAGTGCCCTTGTGGGCAGCACTGGGCCCATTGAGGATTTGACACGCAGCGTAAGTAGAGACAGAGACCGCGAGCGAGACAGAGATGGGGACAAGAGGCCGCAGCCAACAGTGTCTTCACGGGGACCTCCTTCATCTTCAgtagcagacagagacagaccacgctcttcctcttcttctgtgctCACCACTCCCCCACCCTCCAACCGCTCGGCCCCATCTCCTCTGGACCTTTACCCCCGCCCGATGGCCCCGACAGCACACAGCCTCCACAACGAACCCTCACATTCCCAAAGAGACGGTAACGTCCCTTCTTCCTCTGCAGCATCTGCCCCTGTCCCTTCTTTACCTCAGAACAAGAAGTCTGACCGGACCACGACACCCGTCTCCAAACCTCCCGTGCTCCTCCCGCCAGTTAAAGTCAAAGAGGAGCGGAAAGAGGAGCCGGAGCATATCCCCATCACGCTGCCTCCCCCAGCACCCAACCACAGCTTTGAGCGCCCCAACAGCCTTCCACACCACCATCGTTCTGGtactccttcctcctcctctctatcACTGACTCCCACTTCTGGTGTTCCCCTCATGTCGCACACTCCAAATCCTCCTTCGCACCAACACCCACACCACCCACACCACCCACACCACCCacaccaccaacaccaacaccatcaacaacaacaacaacaccatcaacaacaacaacaacaacaccaacagcaccagcaccaacagcaccagcagcaccaacaACTCCAACAACTCCAACAACTCCAACATCAACACCAACAACAtcaacaccaacaacaccaacaccaacaacaccaacaccaccTCTCCCTGCTGGACCGCTCCAGGGCCATTGAAGCGTATCTGGGCAGCACAGGTGCTGCAGGTCTGGTGATGGGTCCAGGAGGAGAACGTTTCCACCATGCTCCAGGACAAGGGCCGTCGCAAGGTCCACACAGCTTCACCTGGGATCCCTGGAGGGAGCTGGCGGCTCAGCAGCAACATCAGCATCGCAGGGAGGCTTTGGCACTTCGCTCAGACCCTCACCTCGCCCTGCGATCCGACCCACATCTGGCCCGTCTGCTCCAGCATCAGCGCCTTCTGGAGGCAGAAAGGGCAGCTGCGGCAGCCAACCCTCACCACCCTCCGACGTCTACCTCTTCTGCCTCCGCCTCTGCTGTCCGCCAGGAGTTCGGCCTAATGGCGCATCACTTCGACCGCCCTCCTCACCTCGGACACCCAGGAGGAGGGCTGATCGATGAGGATCAGCGTGCCCAGATCCTGAGGGAAGACTTTGAGAGGGCTCGCTACTTTGGGATGCACCCACACATCCCCCCTGGGTCTCACCTCTCAGGCCCCTCTCATGCTGCTACTGCCGCTCACCTGGAGCAGCTCCACTCCGGCCTTCTCTCCCACTCGCTCCCCCACGGAGCCTCTCCTGCTTCCCAGCACCACGCTGGCCTCTTTGCCCGTCTTGGTCAGCTGAACCAGCACCACGTGCCCAACGGTATCCTGACAAAGACCCCTGCAGGCTTGGTGGGAGCTCTGGCGATGGGGGCGCCGCCTCCGCTCATTCCGTCCATCACCAGCCGGTCGTCCACGCCTCCCCGTAGACTTGGAGGACCAGCTGAGCTGGCACTGTACAGCATCCACAAAGACGGAGAGTCCAGATAG
- the fbrs gene encoding autism susceptibility gene 2 protein homolog isoform X1, with protein MEGPSRSTGFRQSRRSRSQRDRERRRRRVNLAEERATSLSSGSDREACGTNSVLGPGGRECRPGFGRHRPPRRRKRESVYCEEDIIDGFAIASFVSLEALEMDCSLKPSQRTDMLGRIKKGKRGPEENGGGPLSEEGAPHSYSSSCWNKSRNKRRKIENKDIMNRKENNKTNKTTGREKKNNNKNKHRGHPLETGYICDTESDTGDKASDNDMDPVFTVSTRKVVDPVPSNMATSMGKICPPLPARCGGISRLMVTPRVSGLERSQEKNLEQHFPEPVSSSISSAPFSCLSSPITASGTVPRSSPFNGNGSRHNGSPPLSKPKPFLTLPGRSHPIYNINRSNTPVKPPSSASSIASSSSSMRPPTPSTSVSVPYIRGSGPSGPLRPPSRASAGALFASSPGLPPPPPLLQGPGHSTAADQELLRQNLNSHFLNSQEREGRRSVPGAENNAAAAGRSTPGGPSASNSGTGSSGRTSQNQPSIPPLAFQFHQHNHQHQHTHTHHFTPFLHPTATAPPLFDKYAGKMDGLYRHPFFPQYPPASVPSIQPVVPPTGPFSSLQGAFQPKGAGPDISARLGVVPHHLQPKDPRKPGKWCAMHVYVAWMILSHQKKVKLMQADPHKLDFRSDLLTRLPGAGGMGPLGPMGGALPPTHDLTRPPSLFSAAGAVNPSSAPFISPSTPHSSFLPPTAHLDPYGRSPPFTPLGALGSGAFGGLGSPTLAGSVFGPKDSPANVVGDLSTPNHHDPWNRLQDGPSGFAPGPSWPKGPDKRDERDRAKDVERRDSPHIKDEKDRDNMLYGRQPVRMSPVAPPFKPPSSTPVSHINGHSSALVGSTGPIEDLTRSVSRDRDRERDRDGDKRPQPTVSSRGPPSSSVADRDRPRSSSSSVLTTPPPSNRSAPSPLDLYPRPMAPTAHSLHNEPSHSQRDGNVPSSSAASAPVPSLPQNKKSDRTTTPVSKPPVLLPPVKVKEERKEEPEHIPITLPPPAPNHSFERPNSLPHHHRSGTPSSSSLSLTPTSGVPLMSHTPNPPSHQHPHHPHHPHHPHHQHQHHQQQQQHHQQQQQQHQQHQHQQHQQHQQLQQLQQLQHQHQQHQHQQHQHQQHQHHLSLLDRSRAIEAYLGSTGAAGLVMGPGGERFHHAPGQGPSQGPHSFTWDPWRELAAQQQHQHRREALALRSDPHLALRSDPHLARLLQHQRLLEAERAAAAANPHHPPTSTSSASASAVRQEFGLMAHHFDRPPHLGHPGGGLIDEDQRAQILREDFERARYFGMHPHIPPGSHLSGPSHAATAAHLEQLHSGLLSHSLPHGASPASQHHAGLFARLGQLNQHHVPNGILTKTPAGLVGALAMGAPPPLIPSITSRSSTPPRRLGGPAELALYSIHKDGESR; from the exons ATGGACTGCTCCCTGAAGCCCAGTCAGCGCACCGACATGCTGGGAAGGATAAAGAAGGGGAAAAGAGGGCCAGAGGAGAATGGTGGAGGGCCGCTGTCTGAGGAGGGAGCCCCGCACAGCTACTCTAGCAGCTGTTGGAACAAGAGCAGAAATAAGAGGAGAAAGATTGAG aacaaagacatcatgaacagaaaagaaaacaataaaactaataaaacaacaggacgggaaaaaaagaataataataaaaataaacacagg GGACACCCTTTGGAGACTGGCTACATT TGCGACACTGAGAGTGATACAGGAGATAAG GCCTCCGACAACGACATGGACCCAGTCTTCACAGTCAGTACGAGGAAAG TTGTGGACCCTGTCCCCTCAAACATGGCCACATCCATGGGCAAAATCTGCCCGCCTCTTCCGGCCCGTTGTGGTGGCATCTCGCGGTTGATGGTGACCCCGAGAGTATCTGGCCTGGAGCGAAGTCAGGAGAAAAACTTGGAGCAGCATTTCCCAGAgcctgtttcttcttctatctcttCTGCCCCCTTCTCTTGCCTATCTTCCCCGATCACAGCCTCGGGCACTGTCCCCCGGTCCAGCCCGTTCAACGGAAACGGCAGCCGCCACAACGGCAGCCCGCCACTCTCCAAACCCAAACCCTTCCTCACTTTGCCTGGACGATCTCACCCCATTTACAACATCAACAG gAGCAACACCCCAGTCAAGCCTCCCTCATCTGCTTCATCTATtgcctcttcctcatcctccatGCGCCCCCCAACACCCTCCACCAGTGTGTCGGTGCCCTACATCAGGGGCTCAGGACCCTCGGGACCTCTCCGACCCCCATCCCGAGCCAGCGCTGGGGCTTTGTTTGCTTCCTCACCTggtcttcctccccctccccctctgctACAAGGTCCTGGTCATTCGACAGCAGCAG ACCAAGAATTACTGCGTCAAAACCTAAACTCCCACTTCTTGAATTCACAAGAGCGCGAGGGCAGACGCAGCGTTCCAGGGGCTGAAAATAATGCAGCAGCTGCGGGCCGCTCCACTCCTGGTGGTCCATCAGCATCCAACTCCGGCACAGGTTCATCAGGCCGAACGTCTCAGAACCAGCCGAGCATCCCGCCTCTGGCCTTCCAGTTCCATCAGCACAACCACCAGCaccaacacacgcacacgcaccacTTCACGCCCTTCCTGCACCCCACAGCCACGGCACCTCCTCTG TTTGATAAGTATGCAGGCAAGATGGACGGGCTGTACCGACACCCT TTCTTCCCACAATACCCGCCGGCCTCAGTGCCGAGTATCCAACCTGTGGTTCCTCCCACTGGGCCGTTCAGCTCCTTGCAAGGAGCATTTCAGCCAAAG GGTGCGGGTCCTGATATATCCGCACGACTTGGGGTTGTGCCTCACCACCTGCAGCCCAAAGACCCCAGG AAACCAGGAAAGTGGTGTGCTATGCATGTATATGTGGCCTGGATGATTCTAAGCCATCAGAAAAAAGTGAag CTGATGCAGGCTGATCCTCACAAGTTGGACTTCCGTAGTGACCTGTTGACCCGTCTTCCTGGAGCTGGAGGAATGGGCCCCCTGGGGCCGATGGGAGGAGCCTTGCCTCCCACTCATGATCTGACCAGACCTCCCAGTTTGTTCTCAGCTGCAG GGGCAGTCAATCCGTCCTCTGCTCCTTTCATCTCTCCATCAACGCCCCACTCATCTTTCCTCCCACCAACTGCACACTTGG ATCCGTATGGCCGATCCCCACCCTTCACCCCACTGGGAGCCCTTGGTTCTGGTGCCTTTGGAGGACTTGGCAGCCCAACACTGG CAGGATCTGTGTTTGGCCCTAAAGATTCTCCAGCTAATGTGGTCGGAGATTTGTCCACCCCCAACCATCACGACCCATGGAACCGTCTACAAGACGGCCCATCTGGGTTTGCACCTGGTCCCAGTTGGCCTAAAGGGCCAGACAAGCGGGACGAGAGGGATCGCGCGAAAGAcgtggagaggagagacagccCCCACATCAAGGATGAAAAGGACAG AGACAATATGCTGTATGGCCGACAACCTGTGAGAATGTCTCCAGTTGCCCCTCCCTTCAAGCCCCCCAGTAGCACCCCAGTCTCCCACATTAATGGCCACAGCAGTGCCCTTGTGGGCAGCACTGGGCCCATTGAGGATTTGACACGCAGCGTAAGTAGAGACAGAGACCGCGAGCGAGACAGAGATGGGGACAAGAGGCCGCAGCCAACAGTGTCTTCACGGGGACCTCCTTCATCTTCAgtagcagacagagacagaccacgctcttcctcttcttctgtgctCACCACTCCCCCACCCTCCAACCGCTCGGCCCCATCTCCTCTGGACCTTTACCCCCGCCCGATGGCCCCGACAGCACACAGCCTCCACAACGAACCCTCACATTCCCAAAGAGACGGTAACGTCCCTTCTTCCTCTGCAGCATCTGCCCCTGTCCCTTCTTTACCTCAGAACAAGAAGTCTGACCGGACCACGACACCCGTCTCCAAACCTCCCGTGCTCCTCCCGCCAGTTAAAGTCAAAGAGGAGCGGAAAGAGGAGCCGGAGCATATCCCCATCACGCTGCCTCCCCCAGCACCCAACCACAGCTTTGAGCGCCCCAACAGCCTTCCACACCACCATCGTTCTGGtactccttcctcctcctctctatcACTGACTCCCACTTCTGGTGTTCCCCTCATGTCGCACACTCCAAATCCTCCTTCGCACCAACACCCACACCACCCACACCACCCACACCACCCacaccaccaacaccaacaccatcaacaacaacaacaacaccatcaacaacaacaacaacaacaccaacagcaccagcaccaacagcaccagcagcaccaacaACTCCAACAACTCCAACAACTCCAACATCAACACCAACAACAtcaacaccaacaacaccaacaccaacaacaccaacaccaccTCTCCCTGCTGGACCGCTCCAGGGCCATTGAAGCGTATCTGGGCAGCACAGGTGCTGCAGGTCTGGTGATGGGTCCAGGAGGAGAACGTTTCCACCATGCTCCAGGACAAGGGCCGTCGCAAGGTCCACACAGCTTCACCTGGGATCCCTGGAGGGAGCTGGCGGCTCAGCAGCAACATCAGCATCGCAGGGAGGCTTTGGCACTTCGCTCAGACCCTCACCTCGCCCTGCGATCCGACCCACATCTGGCCCGTCTGCTCCAGCATCAGCGCCTTCTGGAGGCAGAAAGGGCAGCTGCGGCAGCCAACCCTCACCACCCTCCGACGTCTACCTCTTCTGCCTCCGCCTCTGCTGTCCGCCAGGAGTTCGGCCTAATGGCGCATCACTTCGACCGCCCTCCTCACCTCGGACACCCAGGAGGAGGGCTGATCGATGAGGATCAGCGTGCCCAGATCCTGAGGGAAGACTTTGAGAGGGCTCGCTACTTTGGGATGCACCCACACATCCCCCCTGGGTCTCACCTCTCAGGCCCCTCTCATGCTGCTACTGCCGCTCACCTGGAGCAGCTCCACTCCGGCCTTCTCTCCCACTCGCTCCCCCACGGAGCCTCTCCTGCTTCCCAGCACCACGCTGGCCTCTTTGCCCGTCTTGGTCAGCTGAACCAGCACCACGTGCCCAACGGTATCCTGACAAAGACCCCTGCAGGCTTGGTGGGAGCTCTGGCGATGGGGGCGCCGCCTCCGCTCATTCCGTCCATCACCAGCCGGTCGTCCACGCCTCCCCGTAGACTTGGAGGACCAGCTGAGCTGGCACTGTACAGCATCCACAAAGACGGAGAGTCCAGATAG